One Pseudomonas sp. C27(2019) DNA window includes the following coding sequences:
- the dtd gene encoding D-aminoacyl-tRNA deacylase — MKALLQRVSQASVSIEGAEVARIAEGLLVLVGIEPADTQQSVEKILHKLLNYRVFADEQERMNKSLTDIQGGLLLVSQFTLAADTRSGLRPGFSTAAAPAQAQALFEQMVSMAQQRHANVQAGQFGADMQVQLINDGPVTFMLEV, encoded by the coding sequence GTGAAGGCATTATTGCAACGGGTCAGCCAAGCCAGTGTCAGTATTGAAGGTGCTGAAGTGGCACGCATTGCTGAAGGCTTATTGGTTTTGGTAGGGATTGAGCCGGCTGATACTCAGCAGAGCGTTGAGAAAATCCTGCATAAGCTGCTCAATTACCGAGTCTTTGCTGATGAGCAAGAGCGGATGAATAAGTCGCTCACCGATATCCAAGGTGGTTTATTGTTGGTTTCGCAGTTTACTTTAGCCGCCGATACCCGTAGTGGTTTGCGCCCGGGGTTTTCAACTGCCGCAGCGCCCGCGCAGGCGCAAGCACTGTTTGAGCAGATGGTGAGCATGGCGCAGCAACGTCATGCCAATGTACAGGCAGGGCAGTTTGGCGCTGATATGCAAGTGCAGCTGATCAATGATGGGCCAGTGACCTTTATGCTTGAGGTGTAA